In Tolypothrix sp. NIES-4075, the following proteins share a genomic window:
- a CDS encoding DUF3598 family protein: MRSQWERLLQNIGVWSGSFTRFSPQGELVNDTPSVVSLEGLNNNQTIRQIIRLREDEKVLEYSSLGRSVLFFENGEFSQGSIQLAPYSEFGAEFGFIQKNRRLRLVQLFDKNGDLDQLTLIREHLAETEAPQRPPLTIDDLLGEWHGEGVTIYPDWRSPDTFSSTLQLRLDAGRLIQSLSFGERTITSTATIKGSIIHFDQDPQKQVQVLLLPDGASANCPVKVKLRQSFILEAGWLIEPNLRQRMIRSYSDKGEWVSLTLVTEKRV, translated from the coding sequence ATGCGATCGCAATGGGAACGTTTGCTGCAAAATATCGGTGTCTGGTCTGGTTCATTTACCCGTTTCTCTCCCCAAGGTGAATTGGTGAATGATACTCCCTCGGTTGTCTCCTTGGAAGGTTTGAACAATAATCAGACTATTCGCCAAATTATCCGTCTGCGGGAAGATGAAAAAGTTTTAGAATATAGTTCACTAGGACGAAGTGTTTTATTTTTTGAAAATGGCGAATTTTCTCAAGGTTCGATTCAGCTAGCACCATATTCTGAATTTGGTGCAGAATTTGGATTTATTCAAAAAAATCGCCGTTTACGCTTGGTGCAGTTATTTGATAAAAATGGCGATTTAGACCAACTTACCTTAATTCGCGAACATTTGGCGGAAACTGAAGCACCACAACGTCCACCTTTAACAATAGATGACTTGTTAGGAGAATGGCATGGCGAAGGTGTAACAATATATCCTGATTGGCGATCGCCTGATACTTTTTCTTCTACTCTACAATTACGATTGGATGCTGGGCGATTAATTCAAAGTTTAAGCTTTGGCGAACGAACAATTACCTCAACTGCTACGATTAAAGGCTCTATAATTCACTTTGATCAAGATCCCCAAAAGCAGGTGCAAGTATTACTGTTACCTGATGGTGCTTCTGCTAATTGTCCAGTGAAAGTGAAATTACGCCAAAGCTTTATCTTAGAAGCAGGTTGGTTAATCGAACCTAACTTACGCCAACGGATGATTCGCAGTTACAGCGATAAAGGCGAATGGGTTAGCCTCACCTTAGTAACAGAAAAGCGAGTTTAA
- a CDS encoding pentapeptide repeat-containing protein, with the protein MAQNYRRAKLRGKSFKGQDLTGADFSNSDIRGTDFTGAILHSANFSNAKAGLQRRWAIALVIFALLLSAISGLLSTVGGSLLGFILVNNHRENIYVVVVSLIVLSVFFIIIIRRGLSAACGFLVMAMIWAGLAAIAWAGIVAVAWAGVAVTSVMELAAIVAVIVTASISVVIVAAGAVVIAGAAAFAGIVAGMLAVTVTVSVAGAIAGAVAVAAAMVNLIAGGVALLIAIAVVLLSAYISCHALFGDEKQSLTRNLAIAFVTKYGTSFQGCDLTDADFTQARLKNTSFIRAILTRTCWYQAKKLHLAAVGTTYLDDLQLRELLVTKDLQNKNLNGWNLQNINLQQANIKDASLIGANLSASNLQDADFSRANLGQTQLNKTDLRGATLTGAYIEDWLITSQTKLDNVKCEYIFMRIPTRENPNPHRLPPNWDETFKEGEFSRLFNPLSKIKI; encoded by the coding sequence ATGGCTCAAAACTATCGCCGTGCGAAGCTCAGAGGCAAATCCTTTAAAGGGCAAGATTTAACAGGCGCAGATTTCTCTAATTCTGATATCCGAGGTACAGATTTTACTGGTGCGATTCTTCATAGTGCAAACTTTAGCAACGCCAAAGCAGGTTTACAACGCCGTTGGGCGATCGCTTTGGTAATATTTGCATTACTACTATCGGCAATATCCGGACTGCTATCAACCGTTGGTGGTTCGCTGCTAGGATTTATTCTGGTTAACAATCACCGCGAAAATATTTATGTTGTGGTAGTTAGCTTGATAGTTTTGTCAGTGTTTTTTATCATTATTATCCGCCGGGGATTGTCAGCAGCTTGTGGATTTTTGGTAATGGCAATGATATGGGCAGGTTTGGCGGCGATCGCCTGGGCTGGTATAGTAGCAGTAGCTTGGGCTGGAGTAGCAGTTACAAGCGTAATGGAATTAGCCGCTATAGTAGCAGTAATTGTTACTGCATCAATCTCAGTAGTAATTGTAGCAGCAGGAGCCGTAGTTATAGCAGGAGCCGCCGCATTTGCCGGAATTGTCGCTGGAATGCTTGCAGTTACAGTCACCGTGTCAGTTGCGGGGGCAATAGCCGGAGCCGTAGCTGTGGCGGCAGCAATGGTCAATTTGATTGCAGGAGGTGTAGCATTATTAATAGCAATAGCAGTAGTATTACTGTCTGCTTATATAAGCTGTCATGCCTTATTTGGAGATGAAAAGCAAAGCTTAACTCGGAATTTAGCGATCGCTTTTGTGACAAAATATGGAACTAGTTTTCAAGGCTGCGATTTAACAGATGCGGACTTTACCCAAGCCAGACTAAAAAACACCAGCTTCATCAGAGCTATTTTGACACGCACCTGCTGGTATCAAGCGAAAAAGTTGCATCTTGCGGCTGTGGGGACAACTTATCTTGACGATTTGCAATTACGAGAATTGTTGGTTACGAAAGACTTACAAAACAAAAACTTGAATGGCTGGAACTTGCAAAATATAAATTTGCAGCAAGCGAATATCAAGGATGCTAGCTTAATAGGAGCGAATCTTAGTGCATCTAACTTACAAGATGCAGATTTTTCTAGAGCTAACCTCGGACAAACGCAATTAAACAAAACCGATTTGAGAGGTGCGACTCTTACAGGTGCTTACATCGAAGATTGGTTAATTACTTCCCAAACGAAGTTAGATAACGTTAAGTGTGAGTACATCTTCATGCGGATACCCACACGGGAAAATCCTAATCCTCATCGTTTACCCCCAAATTGGGATGAAACATTTAAAGAGGGTGAATTTTCTCGCTTGTTTAATCCCTTGTCGAAAATTAAGATTTAA
- a CDS encoding cell division protein FtsX: protein MFKFFTKLDYLLKETCLGLLRGGWMNWAAVSTVTVLLFLFGLSLQSSWQLEKLLNQFGSQLEVSVYLNAGARVEAIAPIVENLPEVAAMQTITKEQAWNKLVKELGISDIDGATQQLGDNPLVDEIKVKARNSQVVPTLATQLAKIPQVNAVQYVDEAVQRIAQLHQSLNWITLTITIILTSTAIAVTSTTIRLIVLARRREIEIMQLVGATSTWIYLPFILQGITFGLVGGAIAWSFISLIQQFLSNSLINQPEFIQFLTNGLQLTSAQTLLLPLILLGFGATVGLLGSLFAVRRFAR from the coding sequence GTGTTTAAATTTTTTACTAAACTTGACTATCTGTTAAAAGAAACTTGCCTCGGTTTGCTGCGGGGAGGTTGGATGAATTGGGCGGCGGTAAGTACTGTTACCGTGTTATTGTTTTTATTCGGGTTGAGTCTGCAAAGTTCTTGGCAATTAGAAAAGCTGCTTAACCAGTTTGGTAGCCAGCTAGAAGTATCAGTTTACCTGAATGCGGGTGCGCGGGTAGAAGCGATCGCTCCAATAGTTGAGAATTTACCCGAAGTTGCGGCAATGCAAACAATCACCAAAGAGCAAGCTTGGAATAAACTAGTTAAGGAACTAGGAATTTCTGATATTGATGGTGCTACCCAGCAGTTAGGCGATAATCCCTTAGTTGATGAGATTAAGGTGAAAGCGCGTAACTCCCAAGTTGTCCCGACTTTAGCGACACAACTTGCTAAAATACCCCAAGTTAATGCAGTCCAGTATGTAGATGAAGCTGTGCAACGCATCGCTCAGTTACATCAATCTTTGAATTGGATTACTTTAACAATTACTATCATCTTGACTTCAACGGCGATCGCTGTTACTAGCACGACAATTCGCTTAATTGTTCTTGCCCGACGTCGGGAAATTGAAATTATGCAACTTGTGGGTGCAACTTCGACTTGGATTTATCTACCGTTTATTTTACAAGGAATTACTTTTGGCTTAGTTGGCGGTGCGATCGCTTGGAGTTTCATTTCTCTAATTCAGCAGTTTCTCAGTAATTCGCTCATTAATCAACCTGAGTTTATCCAATTTCTCACCAACGGTTTGCAACTCACTAGCGCCCAAACTTTATTATTACCTTTAATTCTCCTTGGTTTTGGTGCCACAGTCGGATTATTAGGAAGCTTATTTGCAGTGCGTCGATTTGCTAGATAA